One genomic segment of Pseudomonas sp. RU47 includes these proteins:
- a CDS encoding YhbY family RNA-binding protein, whose amino-acid sequence MPLTPEQKKQYKSIGHHLKPVLTVADNGLTEGVLAELERALADHELIKIKLNILDRESRLAHIAELCKVGKADLVQVIGKMALVYRKNFSVNKQLSNVHRFK is encoded by the coding sequence ATGCCGCTCACTCCAGAGCAGAAGAAACAGTACAAATCCATTGGCCACCACCTGAAGCCGGTTTTGACGGTGGCTGACAACGGTTTGACTGAAGGTGTTTTAGCCGAACTTGAACGCGCCCTGGCGGATCACGAGCTGATCAAGATCAAGCTCAACATCCTCGATCGCGAGTCGCGCCTGGCGCACATCGCAGAGCTGTGCAAGGTTGGCAAAGCAGACCTGGTACAGGTCATCGGCAAGATGGCACTGGTTTACCGCAAGAACTTCAGCGTCAACAAGCAGCTGTCGAACGTTCATCGCTTCAAGTGA
- the rlmE gene encoding 23S rRNA (uridine(2552)-2'-O)-methyltransferase RlmE, translating to MARSKTSLGWLKRHVNDPYVKQAQKDGYRSRASYKLLEVQEKYKLIRPGMSVVDLGAAPGGWSQVTSRLIGGQGRLIASDILEMDSIPDVTFIQGDFTEDAVLAQILEAVGNSQVDLVISDMAPNMSGTPEVDMPKAMFLCELALDLAERILKPGGNFVIKIFQGEGFDVYLKDARKKFDKIQMIKPDSSRGSSREQYMLAWGYRGRSE from the coding sequence ATGGCGCGTTCCAAGACAAGCCTTGGTTGGCTGAAACGACATGTCAACGATCCCTATGTGAAGCAAGCGCAGAAGGATGGCTACCGCTCGCGTGCGAGTTACAAGCTTCTGGAAGTCCAGGAGAAATACAAGCTGATCCGTCCTGGCATGAGCGTTGTCGACCTGGGTGCAGCGCCCGGTGGCTGGTCGCAGGTGACTAGCCGGCTGATCGGTGGTCAGGGCCGCCTGATCGCTTCGGACATTCTGGAAATGGACAGCATCCCTGACGTGACCTTTATTCAGGGTGACTTCACCGAGGACGCAGTACTCGCTCAGATTCTTGAAGCTGTGGGTAATTCGCAGGTGGACCTTGTGATTTCCGATATGGCCCCCAATATGAGTGGTACGCCCGAAGTGGATATGCCCAAAGCCATGTTTCTCTGCGAGCTGGCGCTTGATCTGGCGGAGCGGATACTCAAGCCGGGTGGCAATTTTGTGATCAAGATTTTTCAGGGCGAAGGATTTGATGTTTACCTGAAGGACGCTCGCAAAAAGTTCGACAAGATCCAGATGATCAAGCCGGACTCCTCCCGTGGCAGCTCACGCGAGCAATACATGCTGGCTTGGGGTTACCGCGGACGTAGTGAGTAA
- the ftsH gene encoding ATP-dependent zinc metalloprotease FtsH, with protein sequence MAKNLILWLIIAAVLVTVMNNFSSPNEPQTLNYSDFIQQVKDGKVERVAVDGYVITGKRNDGDSFKTIRPAIQDNGLIGDLVDNHVVVEGKQPEQQSIWTQLLVASFPILVIIAVFMFFMRQMQGGAGGKGGPMSFGKSKARLLSEDQVKTTLADVAGCDEAKEEVGELVEFLRDPGKFQRLGGRIPRGVLMVGPPGTGKTLLAKAIAGEAKVPFFTISGSDFVEMFVGVGASRVRDMFEQAKKHAPCIIFIDEIDAVGRHRGAGMGGGHDEREQTLNQLLVEMDGFEMNDGIIVIAATNRPDVLDPALLRPGRFDRQVVVGLPDIRGREQILKVHMRKVPMGDDVAPAVIARGTPGFSGADLANLVNEASLFAARSGKRIVEMKEFELAKDKIMMGAERKSMVMSEKEKQNTAYHEAGHAIVGRVVPEHDPVYKVSIIPRGRALGVTMFLPEEDRYSLSKRALISQICSLYGGRIAEEMTLGFDGVTTGASNDIMRASQIARNMVTKWGLSEKLGPLMYAEEEGEVFLGRGGGGQAASFSGETAKLIDSEVRSIIDQCYGTAKQILTDNRDKLDAMADALMKYETIDAEQIDDIMAGRTPREPRDWSGGTGTPPPPVVQDERPETPIGGPAADV encoded by the coding sequence ATGGCAAAGAATCTGATCCTGTGGTTGATCATCGCGGCTGTCCTGGTGACGGTGATGAACAACTTCTCCAGCCCTAACGAGCCGCAGACCCTCAACTATTCCGACTTCATCCAGCAGGTCAAGGATGGCAAGGTCGAGCGCGTAGCGGTTGATGGCTATGTAATCACCGGCAAGCGCAACGATGGCGACAGCTTCAAGACCATTCGTCCGGCAATTCAGGACAATGGCCTGATCGGCGATCTGGTCGACAACCACGTTGTGGTTGAAGGCAAGCAGCCTGAGCAGCAAAGCATCTGGACCCAGCTTCTGGTAGCCAGCTTCCCGATCCTGGTGATCATCGCGGTGTTCATGTTCTTCATGCGCCAGATGCAGGGCGGTGCCGGTGGCAAGGGCGGGCCGATGAGCTTTGGCAAGAGCAAGGCACGCCTGCTCTCCGAAGATCAGGTGAAAACCACATTGGCTGACGTTGCCGGTTGCGACGAAGCCAAGGAAGAAGTCGGCGAACTGGTTGAGTTCCTCCGTGATCCGGGCAAGTTCCAGCGCCTGGGCGGTCGTATTCCTCGCGGTGTGCTGATGGTCGGTCCTCCGGGTACCGGTAAAACCTTGCTGGCCAAGGCAATTGCCGGCGAAGCCAAGGTTCCGTTCTTCACCATATCCGGTTCCGACTTCGTTGAAATGTTTGTCGGTGTCGGTGCGAGCCGTGTTCGCGACATGTTCGAGCAGGCGAAGAAGCACGCGCCGTGCATTATCTTCATCGACGAAATCGACGCCGTCGGTCGCCATCGTGGCGCTGGCATGGGTGGCGGTCACGATGAGCGTGAGCAGACTCTCAACCAGTTGCTGGTCGAGATGGACGGCTTCGAAATGAACGACGGCATCATTGTTATCGCTGCAACCAACCGTCCTGACGTACTTGACCCTGCGCTGCTGCGTCCGGGCCGTTTCGACCGTCAGGTTGTCGTCGGTCTGCCGGATATCCGTGGTCGCGAACAGATTCTCAAGGTTCACATGCGCAAAGTGCCAATGGGTGACGACGTCGCTCCGGCCGTTATCGCGCGTGGTACTCCAGGCTTCTCCGGTGCTGATCTGGCAAACCTGGTCAACGAAGCGTCGCTGTTCGCTGCGCGCAGCGGCAAGCGCATCGTTGAAATGAAAGAGTTCGAACTGGCCAAAGACAAGATCATGATGGGCGCCGAGCGCAAATCGATGGTCATGTCCGAGAAAGAGAAGCAGAACACCGCTTATCACGAAGCTGGCCACGCCATTGTCGGTCGCGTCGTGCCTGAGCATGATCCGGTCTACAAAGTGTCGATCATTCCGCGCGGCCGTGCGCTGGGTGTGACCATGTTCCTGCCGGAAGAAGATCGCTACAGTCTGTCCAAGCGCGCGCTGATCAGCCAGATCTGCTCGCTGTATGGCGGCCGTATCGCTGAAGAAATGACCCTGGGCTTTGACGGTGTGACCACCGGTGCTTCCAACGACATCATGCGTGCTAGCCAGATTGCGCGGAACATGGTGACCAAGTGGGGTCTGTCGGAAAAACTCGGTCCGTTGATGTATGCCGAAGAAGAGGGTGAAGTATTCCTCGGCCGCGGCGGTGGCGGTCAGGCTGCCAGTTTCTCTGGCGAGACAGCCAAGCTGATCGACTCCGAAGTGCGCAGTATCATTGACCAGTGCTACGGCACCGCCAAGCAGATCCTCACGGACAACCGTGACAAGCTCGATGCCATGGCCGATGCCCTGATGAAGTACGAAACGATCGATGCTGAACAGATCGACGACATCATGGCCGGTCGTACGCCTCGCGAGCCTCGTGACTGGTCGGGTGGCACGGGTACACCACCACCTCCAGTGGTTCAGGACGAGCGTCCGGAAACACCGATTGGCGGTCCGGCTGCTGACGTTTAA
- the folP gene encoding dihydropteroate synthase: MTSVQSLTRLPCGNRVLDLAQTHVMGILNVTPDSFSDGGQYSQLDAALRHAEAMVAAGATLIDVGGESTRPGARAVSPLEELERVAPIVELINRELDVIISVDTSTPAVMRETARLGAGLINDVRSLQRDGALDAAAATGLPVCLMHMLGEPGDMQDNPQYHDVTREVGEFLAQRMSVCASAGIPAERIILDPGFGFAKTLQHNLSLFKHMEALHALGRPLLVGVSRKSMIGHALNRPVGERLHGGLALAALASVKGARILRVHDVAETVDVVRMIAAVESAE, translated from the coding sequence ATGACTTCTGTACAGTCCCTGACCCGGTTGCCTTGCGGCAACCGGGTTCTTGATTTGGCCCAGACGCATGTCATGGGCATTCTCAATGTCACCCCTGATTCTTTCTCTGATGGCGGCCAATACAGCCAGCTTGACGCTGCCTTGCGCCATGCAGAAGCGATGGTTGCGGCGGGTGCGACACTGATTGACGTCGGTGGCGAGTCCACCCGGCCTGGCGCGCGAGCGGTTTCTCCGCTCGAAGAGCTTGAGCGCGTGGCGCCGATTGTCGAGCTGATCAATCGCGAGCTTGATGTGATCATTTCGGTGGATACGTCTACGCCTGCGGTGATGCGCGAAACCGCACGGTTGGGTGCCGGTTTGATCAATGATGTGCGATCGCTACAGCGCGATGGTGCGTTGGATGCAGCGGCGGCGACAGGCTTGCCGGTATGTCTGATGCATATGCTCGGTGAGCCAGGCGATATGCAGGACAATCCGCAGTATCACGATGTCACTCGCGAGGTTGGCGAGTTTCTCGCGCAGCGGATGTCGGTGTGTGCATCAGCAGGTATTCCTGCCGAGCGGATCATTCTTGATCCGGGCTTCGGTTTCGCCAAAACCCTGCAGCACAATCTAAGCTTGTTCAAGCACATGGAAGCCCTGCATGCGTTGGGCAGGCCCTTGCTGGTTGGTGTTTCCCGAAAGAGCATGATTGGGCACGCCTTGAATCGTCCTGTTGGCGAGCGGCTGCATGGCGGATTGGCGCTGGCGGCGCTGGCGTCGGTGAAAGGTGCGCGTATATTGCGCGTCCATGATGTGGCGGAAACAGTAGACGTGGTGCGGATGATCGCGGCCGTGGAATCAGCCGAATAA
- the glmM gene encoding phosphoglucosamine mutase — protein MSKKYFGTDGIRGRVGEYPITPDFMLKLGWAAGMAFRKMGACKVLVGKDTRISGYMFESALEAGLTSAGADVMLLGPMPTPAIAYLSRTFQAEAGIVISASHNPHDDNGIKFFSGKGTKLPDELELMIEELLDTPMTVVESSKIGKVSRINDASGRYIEFCKSSVPTGTSFSGLKIVIDCAHGATYKVAPSVFRELGAEVVVLSAQPNGLNINENCGSTHMGQLQAAVLAEHADLGIAFDGDGDRVLMVDHTGAIVDGDELLFIIARDLHERGKLQGGVVGTLMSNLGLELALAELSIPFIRANVGDRYVIAELLERNWLVGGENSGHIVCFNHTTTGDAIIAALQVLMALKTRNEGLAQTRQALRKCPQVLINVRFGGGESPLEHSAVKEASARVTQAMAGRGRVLLRKSGTEPLVRVMVEGEDETQVRNYAEELAKLVTEVSA, from the coding sequence ATGAGCAAGAAATATTTTGGTACTGACGGCATTCGTGGTCGCGTTGGTGAATACCCGATTACTCCTGACTTCATGCTCAAGCTCGGCTGGGCTGCTGGCATGGCGTTCCGCAAGATGGGCGCCTGCAAGGTGCTGGTCGGCAAAGACACGCGAATTTCCGGTTATATGTTCGAGTCGGCGCTTGAGGCCGGTCTGACATCGGCGGGTGCCGATGTGATGCTGCTGGGTCCTATGCCGACGCCGGCCATCGCCTACTTGTCGCGCACGTTCCAGGCTGAGGCCGGTATCGTGATCAGTGCTTCGCACAATCCGCACGACGATAACGGCATCAAGTTTTTCTCCGGTAAAGGCACCAAGCTGCCCGATGAACTGGAGCTGATGATCGAAGAGTTGCTCGATACGCCGATGACCGTGGTCGAATCGAGCAAGATCGGCAAGGTCTCGCGGATCAACGATGCGTCAGGTCGTTATATCGAGTTCTGCAAGAGCAGCGTGCCAACGGGCACCAGTTTCTCTGGACTCAAGATCGTTATCGACTGTGCGCATGGTGCGACCTACAAGGTGGCTCCGAGTGTCTTCCGGGAGCTGGGTGCGGAAGTTGTCGTGCTGTCAGCCCAGCCTAACGGTCTGAACATCAATGAGAATTGCGGCTCGACCCATATGGGGCAGCTGCAGGCTGCGGTACTGGCGGAGCATGCCGACCTGGGTATCGCTTTTGATGGCGATGGCGATCGGGTTCTGATGGTTGACCACACTGGCGCCATTGTTGATGGCGACGAGTTGTTGTTCATTATTGCTCGTGATCTGCATGAGCGTGGCAAGTTGCAGGGCGGCGTGGTTGGCACCCTGATGAGTAATCTGGGTCTGGAGCTCGCGCTTGCAGAACTTTCGATTCCGTTCATTCGTGCCAATGTCGGCGACCGCTACGTGATCGCTGAGTTGCTTGAGCGCAATTGGCTGGTCGGTGGCGAAAATTCAGGGCATATCGTTTGCTTCAATCACACCACGACCGGTGATGCGATCATCGCGGCTTTGCAAGTGCTGATGGCCTTGAAGACCCGTAATGAAGGGTTGGCGCAAACGCGTCAGGCATTGCGCAAGTGCCCTCAGGTGCTGATCAATGTGCGTTTTGGTGGTGGCGAAAGTCCGCTGGAACACTCGGCTGTCAAGGAAGCCAGTGCGCGTGTTACCCAGGCAATGGCGGGGCGCGGTCGCGTGCTTTTGCGCAAGTCCGGGACAGAGCCTCTGGTGCGCGTAATGGTCGAAGGCGAGGACGAAACCCAGGTTCGCAACTACGCCGAAGAGCTGGCAAAACTGGTAACTGAAGTTTCTGCCTGA
- the tpiA gene encoding triose-phosphate isomerase, giving the protein MRRPMVAGNWKMHGTRASVAELINGLRHLALPSGVDVAVFPPCLYINQVIDGLKGKSISVGAQNSAVESMQGALTGEIAPSQLVDAGCSLVLVGHSERRQIMGERDGMLNRKFAAAQACGLIPVLCIGETLEQREAGKTLEVVGRQLGSIIEELGVGAFAKAVIAYEPVWAIGTGLTATPQQAQDVHKAIREQLAAENSEVARGVRLLYGGSVKAANAVELFGMPDIDGGLIGGASLNADEFGAICRAAGN; this is encoded by the coding sequence ATGCGTCGCCCTATGGTAGCTGGTAACTGGAAGATGCACGGTACCCGCGCCAGCGTCGCTGAGCTGATCAACGGCCTTCGTCATCTGGCCTTGCCAAGCGGTGTTGATGTCGCGGTATTCCCGCCTTGCTTGTATATCAATCAAGTGATTGATGGCTTGAAAGGCAAGTCGATTTCGGTCGGCGCGCAGAATTCTGCGGTGGAATCCATGCAAGGTGCATTGACCGGTGAGATTGCGCCGAGTCAGTTGGTGGATGCAGGTTGTTCCCTGGTGCTTGTCGGGCACTCCGAGCGTCGCCAGATAATGGGCGAGCGGGATGGGATGCTGAATCGCAAGTTTGCAGCTGCGCAGGCATGTGGCTTGATTCCGGTGTTGTGTATAGGGGAAACCCTCGAGCAGCGCGAAGCCGGAAAAACTCTTGAGGTTGTCGGGCGTCAGCTGGGCAGCATCATCGAGGAGCTGGGTGTCGGTGCTTTTGCCAAGGCAGTCATTGCTTACGAGCCGGTCTGGGCTATTGGTACCGGACTGACTGCGACGCCGCAGCAAGCTCAGGATGTGCATAAAGCCATTCGCGAGCAGCTGGCGGCAGAGAATTCTGAAGTGGCACGAGGTGTGCGGCTTCTATACGGCGGCAGCGTGAAGGCGGCCAATGCGGTCGAACTGTTCGGCATGCCGGATATCGATGGGGGGCTCATTGGTGGAGCTTCCCTGAATGCAGATGAGTTCGGTGCGATTTGTCGCGCCGCGGGAAACTGA
- the secG gene encoding preprotein translocase subunit SecG, producing MLETVVVVFHLLGALGVVALVLLQQGKGADAGASFGAGASNTVFGSQGSSTFLSKFTAILAAGFFITSLGLGYFAKEKAHQLTQAGLPNPAVLEVPKQQQPASDDVPVLQEQKSATPATDVPPAQEQK from the coding sequence ATGCTGGAAACAGTCGTAGTCGTTTTTCATCTGCTGGGTGCATTGGGCGTAGTTGCTCTGGTTTTGCTGCAGCAGGGTAAGGGTGCGGACGCTGGCGCGTCTTTCGGAGCAGGTGCTTCAAATACTGTGTTCGGAAGCCAAGGTTCCTCTACCTTTCTTAGTAAGTTTACTGCTATACTTGCCGCCGGTTTCTTCATAACCAGCTTGGGGTTAGGTTACTTTGCTAAAGAGAAGGCTCATCAGCTGACTCAGGCAGGTCTCCCAAACCCGGCAGTGTTGGAAGTACCTAAGCAACAACAACCGGCTTCTGATGATGTCCCGGTGCTTCAAGAGCAAAAGTCGGCTACTCCAGCGACTGACGTACCTCCAGCTCAAGAGCAGAAGTAA
- the rimP gene encoding ribosome maturation factor RimP — MSSKLEELQALLAPVVVALGYECWGIEFSAQGRHSMLRVYIDKEGGVLVDDCAIVSRQISGVLDVEDPISVEYTLEVSSPGMERPLFTLEQFAKFAGEQVKIKLRSPFEGRRNFQGLLRGVEEQDVVVQVDDHEFLLPIDMIDKANIIPSFD; from the coding sequence GTGTCGAGCAAGCTAGAAGAGTTGCAGGCCTTGCTGGCCCCGGTGGTCGTGGCCCTGGGCTATGAATGCTGGGGTATCGAGTTTTCGGCTCAGGGTCGTCATTCGATGTTGCGCGTTTATATCGATAAAGAGGGTGGCGTGCTGGTGGACGATTGCGCCATTGTCAGCCGTCAGATCAGCGGTGTGCTGGATGTTGAAGATCCGATCTCCGTTGAATACACCCTCGAAGTTTCCTCGCCTGGCATGGAGCGCCCACTGTTCACTCTTGAGCAGTTTGCAAAGTTTGCCGGTGAACAAGTGAAGATCAAGCTGCGCTCGCCTTTTGAAGGGCGACGCAACTTTCAGGGCCTTCTGCGCGGTGTAGAAGAACAGGATGTCGTGGTGCAGGTAGACGACCATGAGTTCCTGTTGCCGATCGATATGATCGACAAGGCCAACATTATTCCCAGTTTTGACTGA